The DNA region CAAATACAATTATCATCACATTATACCCTTCTACACGAACTGATAACAGCAAcatcaatcaatcaatcattcatcaCCACCGAACGACTAGCGAGCCACCTTGGAGGTCTGAAGTTTTGACAGCAGGTACCATCACCAGATCATCAGCGCTACCAAAGAACCTGCCTCTGATCCTCAGCAGACAACCCAAAAGGCAATGCTTACAATCGATGGAGAATAGAGGCAGTCAATTAGAAGCTATCCCTGCCAGGAGTAAATGTCTTGTCTCTTGAAGATACAACGTCGCTGTTTGGCGTTCTTAGAAGTTGGTCTAAGTCATCTTCATCACTTCCCTCAACAATCGACGCGTTGGACCCCAAGCCATCATCTGCAGCGATGGCAACAAACAAAGACATATCCAGTTTCAGGATGGATTTCAGCAAGTGTCATGTGATTCAGAGTAGCCAAGTAATGAGCAAAGCTCATATGGGTCTTTAGTATTTAATTTTGAAATGAAAgaagatacaattaaaacaacTTCCTAGCAGTTCTATGTTGGTAACTTGGTTcatcatcttccaccagatacGGAAAGAAAGTAAGACAACTTGTTCACAATTCCAGGTTGTTCCGATATCTTCATTGAAATGACCAGATAAATTAGAGATAATTCATGTTATCCTCATTTAACTGAACACAGCCACTTATGCAATGCAATTCACAGCAGCAGCAAATTGGGGGACGACACAAACTTTGATCAAATGGCATAGGTTCTGTAAGGTCGAATTCCAACCATCAGTTAAACAGGGATGCAGGCACAGTACCAGAAAAATCAGGATGCGCGTTTACATCTCTGACTGCTGAAACCTTGATGCTCTCTGGCAATACGCAGTTGAAGAATGAGCCTGCGGTTCCAACACAGCAAAGAATCAGCATGATGAAGGAGCAAGAGATTATGAGTGTGTCTGTTGTGGAAGAATCGTAACCTAATCTGGCGAGTCGATTGACCCACCCGGGCACTGGCTTGCGGGTCAAACGCTGGCAGACATCAGCTGTAAAATGATTGCAGTTCTTGACAATGAGATGATAAGTGTCGCCATGGTAATCCTCAGCGAGATCCTCTATGCAGGTGCGGACTTGCGAAGGGGACATATCGGTTGTACCGACGCAGACTGAGCGTCTGAAGATAAAGCCCGGACAGCTTTTGGGTTCTACTTGGAAGACTCCGCTGGTTGGGTATTCATGAGCTCCAAAACCATACTCCATGCCGTGCACTGCCAAATATAAGGGCCGTTGGTGCGGAGAGTTGCCGAATATAAGAGCAGTAGTAGTAGTAACAGAAGTGGTAGGTGCAATCAAGGGAGATTAAAACATGCTATATAGGTGGCTTGGGTGAGTACTGAGTACAGTACAGCAAGAGGTCCCGTAAAGAAGGTGGTTGTCCTTCGACACGTACTACTGTCTGTAGGCATAATCCGTCCGTGCTGCAGCCAGCAGTTCTCAATTAGCAGAGCGGTGGAAGAAGGACAAGGAGTGGTTTACCTTCGATCCCCGAGTGGAAGATGCCGAGCCCGAACCAGTAGAGGTAGTGGTTGAGAGGGGAGATGTCGTAGATGTTGAGGTACACCGCGGCCGCCgtgggaggcggaggaggaggaggctcctcgatgctgctgctgctggtgggcTTGGCGGATGAGGAGGCGGAGGACCAGGACGCCGGCAGCACCCGCATGGCGCAGGCCGCGGGAGACGAAGGCAGATCTGGCGCGGCCTCGGCCGGGAATTGAGGAAGCAAGACCAAGCGAAGCAGCAGCAAATTGGGGACCCGAGCAGGTAGCGGCGCTGCTCCTCCTTCTCGATCGCAAGCAAGAGAAGTCGCCGGCGGCCGCCCCGTCTCTCGCGCTCGTCTCCGCTGGCAGAGGCAGCaggcagggaggaagaaggggggggaGGCTGAATTGGGCTGTCTGTCCCTCTCGGCTCGGGGAGGAAGGATGATGGGTGGCCCGGCCCACCTCCTCGCCGTGCCGTCGCGGCCAGGCCACGCTCGTTCATGCATCGATTGGCTCCTGCGCTGACTTGCTGACCCTACCATCCGAACATTACGGTACCATACTCTCGTGTAATCAGTAATAATACGATAgatttttctccttttcttcatCTTATACTGAGGTACTATTATGACAAGACAAATCATAACTGAATGAATCAGACGGTGTAGTGCTGGTTGTGGTTGTTGATGTCGTCCAGGTCGAGGCCTTTCAGCTTCACCACCGACTCCACCTTGCCCTTGAGGGTGTGCAGCTCCCGGAGCCGGGCGATCTCGGCGCGCCGCCGggcctcctccgccatcaggcCCAGCTGCTCCCCGGATGACGACGCGGCTGCTCCGGCAGGGGGCCCGAGCCCGTGCAGGGTCCGCTGCTCGTGGGCCCAGGCCGCCTCGCGGGCCTCCTTGCCGAAGTCCTTGCGGCTCGTGAAGGCCACCTTGTGGTCGATCACCAGGCTCCAGGCCCGGCCGCTCAGCCCATAGCGCACGCCGAACTTGATGGGGTCCAGCAGCAGGTACACCGCGATGTTGTACACCCAGATGGCGCCCGTCCAGCGCCACCCGATGCCCTTGATGCCGGCGAGCTCCCAGCTCACCATGGCGGCCAGCACCGAGGCCACCAGCTGCGCCACCACGAAGGCGCCCATCAGAAGCAGGCCCGGCCTCTCCAGGAAGGACCAGCCCCTCGACCGGGTCACGAATATCAGCGCCTGGCTGATGGTGCTCACTTGGAGGTAGACGGCGGAGGCCAGCCTCTCCATGTTGTCGGCGATCGCATCCCTGTCCTGCTTGTCTCCCATCTCCCTCCTCAGCTTGTCGATGTTCAGGCTCCGAACGTCGAAAACCCTCTGCAACAATTCCATTCCATCACTGCACGTTTGCCTGTCTGCCTGCCTGTcgaaaaccctaaaccctaacaaTTATATATATCTTTCTATATCTGCAATTAGATAGTAACCACCTACCACGAAGAACTCCGTCTTATAGGCTGCCCAGAAGAAGAGCACCGTCGTCACAGCCAGGTAAGCCCCGATGATCACTCCCGTTGCAAATATCTCCGCTAGCTTCCAGCTGTCCGGGTGGGGAGATGGCTTCACCTTGTCTTTGGAGATGGTCATAATGGTTCCTGAACAAGGCCGGCAGGCATATAACTCAGCACCTAACAACAATCTCTCTTAACTATGCATGTAGTAGTAGGAATTATCAAATCAATCAAGGAACCAGCAGCCGTCTTATTACCATCGTTAAGAATTGCTATCACGAGAACCAGCATCGGAGGGAAGTCAAACTTCCAAAAGCACGCCAAGAGCAAAAACCCAAGCTGCGCGGACAAGAACATGCATAAATGATACTAGCTACTTTGCCAATCACAACATCTACTTTGTCTATTGTAGGCCAGATGAACTTACCACAATACGTATGGTTATAGACACAGCATATATCTGCAccaaaaataaataaagatcAGGCAGCAGCAAATAACAATATTCAAAATTATTTCTATGGTGGACTTACAGTATAGTTTTTCATTCTTTGGAAAATTGCCCGACTAGTCAGCACTGCACTGATGATCACACTCAATCCAGGTTCTGTCAGAACTATGTCGGAGGCACCTCGAGCAGCATCAGTAGCATCGGCCACAGCAATTCCAATATCTGCTATCTTCAGAGCAGGTGCATCATTGACTCCATCTCCAGTCATCCCACATATGTGCTTTCTGGCTTGCAGCCTCTGCACAATCTCGTATTTATGCTCTGTCAAAGGAAACTAATTAGATGAAGGAACACCATGATGCAATAGATAGTTAACGCTCACCTGGAAAAACTCCAGCAAACCCATCCGCTTGCTCAATCAACTCGTCCACTGGTAGGACTGCTATGTCACCTTTTTTGTCACCCAGCAATGATGAAGAAGGATACATGTTTGTTCCCATTCCTAGCCTCCGGCCAGTCTCCTTAGCTATAGCCAACTGATCACCTGAAAATGTTTAGGTGGAAATGCAGGGAAAACATCACAATCTCTAGATGATAGCCAAATATGCTTTTTAGAATTTAAGGTAAATTTGTGCAATGTCCACATACAGTAAAGCATTCTAATTGACTGCTCCCATCATCAACTAGACGTGTGCACATATTCTAACTCCATAAATTAAGTAATTCCTTGCTGTTCAGCAGATACTAAATGGTGCATAAAAAGAGGCACCTGTAATCATTTTCACACTGACTCCAAGGTCAAGAGCTCTGCGTATGGTTTCAGCACTATCATGACGGGGAGGATCAAAGAGCGGGAGAAGACCAACAAATTGCCAAGGCCCTCCAGGACTTTCCTTGGTCCCTTCAGGTACTTCCTATATGACGAAAGAATTTAATTAGGTTTTGTTCTGTACATGGACAAGCATGCTGTAGCATACTAGCACCTGATAGGCAACAGCAAGCGACCGCAGCCCTCTCTCGGCGTAATTGCCAATAGCATGATGGACCTTTCTTTCAATCTCAGACTTGTTCGAGGCTAGATTCAGAATCTGCAAGACATATATCTTAAGCAAGCAAAATATGATGCAGGAGTCTACATTCCTCCATTTGCCTTTTTTTCTGTAGCAGTAGTAAGTTTCATGCACAAGTCATCTAACCATAAATTCAAGTAGCAAAGTATAGATTACCATAATTggctaccatgcacttcaaactGTCCACACACTACGGTTTCTACACTTTGTTCAGGTATTATTTTGGTATTAAAAAGAATTAAATTATTTAATATATATACCTGTTCAGGAGCACCTTTGCTAACCCTATGCATTTTGCCCCCAGCATCTAAGTATGTGAGTGCTGTCCTCTTGTCAGTTGGATTAAATGGGAGGAAATGAACTTCTTGAATGCCGGCACGTGCCTAGAAGTAGGCAGAAGAGAATAATAAGGTAAATGAAATTAAGAAGAAACAAGTGATGCCAACAACATTGCTCGTTAGATGGCTTTTTTCTGTTACACATGGAAACTTATGAATGCAAGTGCTATGAGCTGTCAAACTCAGAAATGCTTGTTCAAAATTGATGCTACCTCCAGCTATGTGTTACCAGAAGTTGTTAGATCCTACCAAGGCAAGAAATTGAACATACAGCTCATATGATGAACGGATACCTCTTATCCAAATTAGATTTTGTCCTAGAATGTGTGCAGCCAAACTTCTAAAACTTAATTGTACTAATGTGATGTCCTAAACAAGTAAATCAGACCAGAAGTAGACTATACACTTGAAATTATATGCAACCATTTTGTGAATCGTAAATATGTCAGCACTTTGAGTGTTTAGCTCCTTCCCTACTTGAGTGATGAAAACAGCCAACAATCATCTGAACAGGCATAAATTATAAAAATGTATGAGAGAGGAGAGTTTTCTACCTCTTTTGGATCTGGCAACATTGAAATAATAGCAAAATCAATAGCATCTTGATTCTCTAGTCTAGAAGCCCTTGCAGCCATTAAGACAATGTCATCCTTTTCCATACCTCTAGCAAAAACCTACAGAAACTTTCAATGTTTTAGCAATCAGTGTCATCACTATTGGCATGGAAAAAAGTGCAGAACTGCCAATATGCTCATAGTCATGGTACGACAGCAAATAAGACCGGATTGATTTGCCCACACAGCTTAAGAGGAACCATTTCAGTAGGTGGCAGGTGTGGATCCCAGGTTTGAGTCCTTTCGGGAGGCTATTTCTTCTTGATAACAATGACTCCTACTTCCTCCTATGTTGGTCGACTGTTTTTAGAGGAACCATTTAAGAGTTGAAACTGTGTGAAGATGTTTCATTTCTTTAACCTTCTTCGCAAATGGGAGGAAAACAAAGAGGGaatgcatgaagaaagcatAACGAGCTTGAATCTGCTTTATGTTTGAAATTTAGTACATATAGCAAAGAACAGAAAAAATTATTAGCGAAGTTGGCTAGTTGCAAATCCTTGTTTTTTCTCCTTGGTGTGTCACCATTAAATTAAGAGAATAACTAGAGTTATCTTAAGTAGTACAACATTCAGATGATATAACCTCAATTAGATTCTTGTCAACACTTAGTTTGTTGAGTGTCAGTGTTCCTGTCTTGTCACTacaaaggacatccattccagCCATTTCTTCTATGGCAGTCATCCTCTTGGTAATAGCACCCTGCAAACAACCAAAGGGGAGAAAAAGTCACTTTAAAGAACCCAGTTGCCCAGCTAATTTTCCACCAGAGAACT from Panicum hallii strain FIL2 chromosome 9, PHallii_v3.1, whole genome shotgun sequence includes:
- the LOC112874920 gene encoding plasma membrane ATPase 1-like; the encoded protein is MEALGMDAISNETVDLEHIPVEEVFEHLKCTREGLTADAAQERINVFGYNKLEEKQESKVLKFLGFMWNPLSWVMEAAAIMAIALAHGGENIRGKKMGIDYNDFVGIMLLLIINSTISFIEENNAGNAAAALMARLAPKAKVLRDGTWSELDASLLVPGDIISIKLGDIIPADARLLEGDPLKIDQSALTGESLPVTKHPGDGIYSGSTCKQGEIEAVVIATGIHTFFGKAAHLVESTSHVGHFQKVLTSIGNFCICSIAAGMTIELIVMYAIHARRYRQIVDNLLVLLIGGIPIAMPTVLSVTMAIGSHKLAQQGAITKRMTAIEEMAGMDVLCSDKTGTLTLNKLSVDKNLIEVFARGMEKDDIVLMAARASRLENQDAIDFAIISMLPDPKEARAGIQEVHFLPFNPTDKRTALTYLDAGGKMHRVSKGAPEQILNLASNKSEIERKVHHAIGNYAERGLRSLAVAYQEVPEGTKESPGGPWQFVGLLPLFDPPRHDSAETIRRALDLGVSVKMITGDQLAIAKETGRRLGMGTNMYPSSSLLGDKKGDIAVLPVDELIEQADGFAGVFPEHKYEIVQRLQARKHICGMTGDGVNDAPALKIADIGIAVADATDAARGASDIVLTEPGLSVIISAVLTSRAIFQRMKNYTIYAVSITIRIVLGFLLLACFWKFDFPPMLVLVIAILNDGTIMTISKDKVKPSPHPDSWKLAEIFATGVIIGAYLAVTTVLFFWAAYKTEFFVRVFDVRSLNIDKLRREMGDKQDRDAIADNMERLASAVYLQVSTISQALIFVTRSRGWSFLERPGLLLMGAFVVAQLVASVLAAMVSWELAGIKGIGWRWTGAIWVYNIAVYLLLDPIKFGVRYGLSGRAWSLVIDHKVAFTSRKDFGKEAREAAWAHEQRTLHGLGPPAGAAASSSGEQLGLMAEEARRRAEIARLRELHTLKGKVESVVKLKGLDLDDINNHNQHYTV
- the LOC112874931 gene encoding uncharacterized protein LOC112874931 isoform X2; the protein is MHERAWPGRDGTARRWAGPPIILPPRAERDRQPNSASPPFFLPACCLCQRRRARETGRPPATSLACDREGGAAPLPARVPNLLLLRLVLLPQFPAEAAPDLPSSPAACAMRVLPASWSSASSSAKPTSSSSIEEPPPPPPPTAAAVYLNIYDISPLNHYLYWFGLGIFHSGIEDDGLGSNASIVEGSDEDDLDQLLRTPNSDVVSSRDKTFTPGRDSF
- the LOC112874931 gene encoding deSI-like protein At4g17486 isoform X1, producing the protein MRVLPASWSSASSSAKPTSSSSIEEPPPPPPPTAAAVYLNIYDISPLNHYLYWFGLGIFHSGIEVHGMEYGFGAHEYPTSGVFQVEPKSCPGFIFRRSVCVGTTDMSPSQVRTCIEDLAEDYHGDTYHLIVKNCNHFTADVCQRLTRKPVPGWVNRLARLGSFFNCVLPESIKVSAVRDVNAHPDFSDDGLGSNASIVEGSDEDDLDQLLRTPNSDVVSSRDKTFTPGRDSF